One window of Melioribacteraceae bacterium 4301-Me genomic DNA carries:
- a CDS encoding asparagine synthetase B has protein sequence MKKIFLLLVLYVTATYAQSKLLIYMDLEQTDHLKAYGITYNALKSGSVADWLLNYRGGSFMLDYTEDLAMKCRLKGVAFEKISPTEAAKIYALVQSNDQNMDVVRLEKAPKIAVYVPPGFKPWDDAVTLALEYAEVPYDKIWVEEILNGSLKKYDWLHLHHEDFTGQYGKFYASFGNAQWYIEQQMTYENEAKKLGFKKVSEMEKAVVQAIKDYVGQGGFLFAMCSATDSFDIALAAMNVDICDRMYDGDPPDPDAQKKLNYSNTLAFQNFTLEMNPLVYEFSDIDIQPSEIGSQQNDYFTLFDFSAKYDPVPTMLTQDHVNVIHGFMGQTTMFRKKLIKPSVIILAERAGTDQVKYIHGNYGRGTFTFYGGHDPEDYQHAVGDPPTDLSLYKNSPGYRLILNNILFPAAKKKKQKT, from the coding sequence ATGAAAAAAATATTTCTTTTACTGGTCTTATATGTAACTGCAACATATGCTCAATCAAAGTTATTGATATACATGGACCTTGAGCAAACAGACCACTTAAAAGCATACGGGATTACTTATAATGCACTAAAATCTGGTTCAGTTGCAGATTGGCTGCTTAATTATAGGGGTGGTTCCTTTATGCTTGACTACACAGAAGATTTGGCAATGAAATGTAGATTAAAAGGGGTAGCTTTTGAAAAAATTTCGCCAACTGAGGCAGCTAAAATATATGCACTGGTTCAAAGTAACGACCAAAATATGGATGTTGTTAGACTGGAAAAGGCTCCCAAAATTGCTGTCTATGTTCCACCTGGATTTAAACCTTGGGACGATGCTGTAACTCTTGCTTTAGAATATGCAGAGGTACCGTACGATAAAATTTGGGTGGAAGAAATCCTAAATGGCAGTTTAAAAAAATATGATTGGTTACATTTGCATCATGAAGATTTTACTGGACAGTATGGAAAATTTTATGCTTCATTTGGGAATGCTCAATGGTATATAGAGCAGCAAATGACTTACGAAAATGAAGCTAAAAAACTTGGCTTCAAAAAAGTTTCTGAAATGGAAAAAGCAGTTGTTCAAGCTATAAAAGATTACGTTGGACAAGGTGGATTTTTGTTTGCAATGTGTTCCGCAACTGACTCTTTCGATATTGCTCTTGCTGCAATGAACGTGGATATTTGTGATAGAATGTATGACGGCGACCCTCCCGACCCAGATGCTCAAAAGAAACTAAATTATTCAAACACTTTAGCCTTCCAAAATTTTACTTTGGAAATGAACCCACTTGTCTATGAGTTCAGTGATATTGATATACAACCATCCGAAATAGGAAGTCAACAAAACGATTATTTTACTTTGTTTGATTTCTCCGCAAAGTATGACCCTGTCCCGACGATGCTTACACAAGACCATGTTAATGTTATTCATGGCTTTATGGGTCAAACTACAATGTTTAGGAAAAAGCTCATTAAACCCTCCGTAATTATTTTGGCTGAACGAGCCGGTACAGACCAAGTAAAGTATATTCATGGAAACTATGGCAGAGGAACTTTTACTTTTTATGGTGGTCATGACCCGGAAGATTATCAGCATGCTGTTGGAGACCCGCCTACAGATCTTAGTCTATATAAAAATTCACCAGGCTATAGATTAATTCTTAACAACATTCTTTTTCCAGCAGCTAAAAAGAAAAAACAGAAAACATAA